From a region of the Deltaproteobacteria bacterium genome:
- a CDS encoding aldehyde dehydrogenase family protein, whose amino-acid sequence MPPRVSRQDQQRGKIAMEEIDRRLEQVHRLMKVLQAKREDLISIAIKDTGFTRRECNMEVDTVLSRLRGFDDMADVFADRQPLCGPEEEVALVLPYNGSAWLNTAIVSIYLVGNRLRVKFASRDSEIARFTESLYQPIFGDVIQFDYAEGRTFLQRAITAPNIPAICLFGSDVHAWQYLQQVKSYGKKFVFEGPGKDPFIVLAGADLDAAARELALSKYLYAGQTCTAPERVYLEQSIHDEFLEMFLHYSRTIKLGDPADPATQMGPVASERAITAIKAQLQDAVARGARIALGGKIEGNLVYPTVVVGATQEMLGMQEETFGPVSFISSFDTVEQALQLARDNRYGLRAAVYGGGEARPLADELVGEPYCHPVEEITFGLFGTVAVNQPRSESWVGAFVSKAVGGYGLSGWIWETASGEFILKQGPKLLSLETSEAVK is encoded by the coding sequence ATGCCGCCCCGGGTATCCCGGCAGGATCAGCAAAGGGGGAAAATAGCCATGGAAGAGATTGACAGGCGGCTGGAGCAAGTCCACCGTCTTATGAAAGTGTTGCAAGCAAAGCGGGAAGATCTCATCTCTATTGCCATCAAGGACACCGGTTTTACTCGGCGTGAATGCAACATGGAAGTTGACACCGTACTCAGCCGCCTGCGGGGCTTTGATGACATGGCAGACGTGTTTGCGGACCGGCAGCCCCTTTGTGGACCGGAGGAGGAGGTGGCCCTGGTGCTGCCATATAACGGCAGCGCCTGGCTCAACACCGCCATTGTTTCTATCTACCTGGTGGGCAATCGGCTGCGTGTCAAGTTCGCTTCCAGGGATTCCGAGATCGCCCGGTTTACCGAATCTCTCTATCAGCCCATCTTTGGCGATGTCATCCAGTTCGACTACGCTGAGGGCAGAACCTTTTTGCAAAGGGCTATTACCGCCCCAAATATTCCGGCAATCTGCCTATTTGGCTCCGATGTCCACGCCTGGCAGTATCTGCAGCAGGTGAAATCCTATGGCAAGAAATTCGTCTTCGAAGGACCAGGTAAAGATCCCTTCATTGTCCTTGCCGGTGCAGACCTGGACGCTGCCGCCAGGGAGCTGGCCCTGTCAAAGTACCTCTATGCCGGGCAGACCTGCACGGCTCCTGAGCGAGTCTACCTGGAGCAGTCCATCCATGATGAATTCTTGGAGATGTTTCTCCATTACAGCCGTACCATAAAACTGGGAGACCCCGCAGATCCCGCTACTCAGATGGGACCGGTGGCGAGTGAAAGGGCGATCACCGCCATCAAGGCTCAATTGCAGGATGCGGTGGCTCGGGGGGCTAGAATCGCTCTGGGCGGCAAGATTGAAGGCAATCTTGTCTATCCCACTGTGGTGGTGGGTGCAACTCAGGAGATGCTGGGCATGCAGGAGGAGACCTTTGGCCCGGTTTCATTCATCAGTTCTTTTGACACAGTAGAGCAAGCCTTGCAGTTGGCCCGGGACAACCGCTACGGCCTGCGGGCTGCTGTCTACGGCGGTGGCGAAGCAAGGCCTCTGGCAGATGAACTTGTGGGCGAGCCTTATTGTCATCCGGTGGAGGAGATAACCTTCGGCCTCTTTGGCACTGTGGCCGTCAATCAGCCTCGCTCGGAGTCATGGGTAGGGGCGTTTGTTTCCAAGGCGGTTGGCGGCTATGGGCTTTCGGGCTGGATTTGGGAGACGGCATCCGGTGAGTTCATCCTGAAACAGGGCCCCAAGCTGCTCAGCCTGGAGACCTCAGAGGCAGTCAAATGA
- a CDS encoding phosphate butyryltransferase: MKSFEDILHQAKTRGRKRAVVAPAPGSDMSAALSRATDLGLIHSIIVDNDPRGGLAERNPGHVQEGTYDPSTDDSLWQAVRMVRQGEADILIQGAKPLGDFLHIVKDPENGLGTAATLSFVSVFDSLQAGRLSLVTDTLINDFPTLEQKIGIIKNLVNFAHVLDIKRPKLAVLSALELVNPAIPSTLDAAILAKMSERGQLGEAMVEGPLDIDCAVSTEAAHRKGVSHPNTGQFDAFLLPDIESAYSFMQFLLLFGGFPMAGVLLGTRSPVVLDLDFQRSAARVIELAIAVLMAPRLEGDHDLLL; the protein is encoded by the coding sequence GTGAAAAGCTTTGAGGATATCCTGCATCAGGCGAAAACAAGGGGAAGAAAGAGAGCCGTGGTCGCCCCCGCGCCGGGCAGTGACATGTCGGCAGCACTCTCCCGGGCAACTGATCTTGGCCTTATTCATTCTATAATTGTTGATAATGATCCTCGTGGAGGACTTGCGGAGAGAAACCCTGGTCATGTCCAAGAAGGCACTTACGATCCGAGTACTGATGATTCGCTATGGCAGGCCGTCAGGATGGTGCGCCAGGGGGAGGCAGATATCTTGATTCAGGGGGCGAAGCCCCTGGGCGATTTCCTGCACATCGTGAAAGACCCGGAGAACGGTCTGGGCACCGCGGCAACTCTCAGCTTTGTCTCTGTATTTGACTCTCTCCAGGCTGGCCGTCTTAGCCTGGTAACCGACACCCTTATCAATGACTTCCCAACACTTGAGCAAAAGATTGGTATCATCAAGAATCTTGTCAATTTTGCCCATGTTCTGGATATTAAGCGACCGAAACTTGCGGTTCTTTCGGCGCTGGAATTGGTAAATCCTGCGATTCCTTCCACCCTGGATGCGGCCATCTTGGCAAAGATGTCCGAGCGTGGCCAACTGGGAGAGGCCATGGTCGAGGGGCCTTTGGACATAGATTGTGCTGTCTCCACAGAAGCCGCCCACCGCAAAGGAGTGAGCCATCCTAATACAGGTCAATTCGATGCATTCCTGCTGCCCGATATTGAATCTGCCTATAGTTTTATGCAGTTTTTGCTCCTGTTTGGAGGCTTTCCAATGGCAGGTGTACTCCTTGGTACCCGCTCGCCCGTGGTCTTAGATCTGGATTTTCAGCGTTCTGCTGCCAGGGTAATTGAACTTGCTATTGCGGTATTAATGGCACCTCGGCTGGAGGGCGACCATGACCTGCTTCTATAA
- the buk gene encoding butyrate kinase, with amino-acid sequence MTCFYKILLLNIGSTSTKLAFFDKDHLKIQETIAHTPQQLGSLSHYMEQLVLRKECIEKFLLKNRVLFDHLDLVVSRGGLTAPVSSGVYLIDVRMCEDLRSGKYGRHPTNLGPLIAYDLAKQAGTRAVIVDSPSTDEYHPLARISGIPEIERKSAFHALNQKAAARKAADEIGIPYEESNMVVAHLGGGISIGAHQNGRVIDSTIGLGEGPMTPERAGSLPTLELLRLLETEKFNLTELRRRLTSAGGLLGYLGTNDLSKIEEMISQGDERAQLLLRAVAYQVAKDVGGMSTVLDGDVDAVVLTGGLANSRMLVEWISGRVEFIAPVKVYPGENEMLALAEGALRVLSGAEAIKRYHPAG; translated from the coding sequence ATGACCTGCTTCTATAAGATTTTGCTATTGAATATTGGCTCTACGAGCACCAAACTTGCCTTTTTTGACAAGGATCACTTGAAGATCCAGGAGACCATTGCCCACACCCCTCAGCAACTAGGCTCTCTCTCTCACTATATGGAGCAGCTTGTCTTACGCAAGGAATGCATTGAAAAATTCTTGTTGAAAAACCGGGTACTGTTTGATCATCTGGACTTGGTCGTAAGTCGCGGCGGTCTTACCGCACCGGTTTCCTCCGGGGTGTATCTCATTGATGTAAGGATGTGTGAGGACCTGCGCTCCGGGAAATACGGCCGGCATCCCACCAACCTGGGACCGCTCATCGCCTACGATTTGGCAAAGCAGGCCGGCACCCGGGCCGTGATTGTGGACAGCCCCAGCACTGACGAATATCATCCTCTCGCCAGGATCTCCGGCATTCCGGAGATTGAGAGAAAGAGCGCGTTTCACGCCCTCAACCAGAAGGCTGCGGCGAGAAAGGCTGCAGACGAAATTGGGATTCCTTATGAAGAGAGCAACATGGTCGTGGCCCACCTAGGTGGCGGCATCAGCATCGGTGCTCATCAGAATGGCAGGGTCATAGACAGCACGATCGGTCTCGGGGAAGGTCCGATGACCCCGGAACGGGCTGGGAGCCTTCCAACTCTGGAGCTCCTTCGGCTTCTAGAGACAGAGAAATTTAACCTAACAGAATTGCGTAGGCGTCTCACATCTGCAGGTGGTTTGCTTGGATATCTGGGGACGAATGATCTCAGCAAAATAGAAGAAATGATCAGCCAGGGAGATGAGCGGGCGCAATTGTTGCTGCGAGCAGTGGCATATCAAGTTGCCAAAGATGTCGGTGGCATGAGCACGGTGCTGGACGGCGATGTGGATGCAGTCGTGTTGACTGGTGGTCTGGCCAACTCTAGAATGCTGGTGGAATGGATTAGCGGACGGGTCGAGTTCATCGCGCCGGTTAAAGTGTATCCTGGAGAGAATGAGATGCTTGCTCTGGCCGAAGGCGCTCTCAGGGTTCTATCCGGAGCAGAAGCAATCAAGCGTTACCACCCTGCAGGGTAA
- a CDS encoding FKBP-type peptidyl-prolyl cis-trans isomerase, whose protein sequence is MAVARIGDKVRVHFTGSLEDGTVFGSTVGEEPFEFIIGQKSVLPGFEEAVVGMIEGDTKTITLSPKEAYGDYRKDLLFIFERSEFPADLDLELGKRLQVRLRDGTTALVVVKNITEDNIVLDANDPLAGQSITFKITLMKIL, encoded by the coding sequence ATGGCTGTGGCAAGAATAGGGGATAAAGTAAGGGTGCATTTCACTGGATCCTTGGAAGATGGGACCGTATTCGGTTCTACTGTGGGAGAAGAGCCTTTTGAATTTATCATAGGACAAAAGAGCGTTCTCCCAGGTTTTGAAGAGGCTGTAGTGGGCATGATCGAAGGGGACACAAAGACAATCACTCTATCGCCGAAAGAGGCCTACGGAGACTACAGGAAGGACCTTCTGTTCATATTCGAAAGATCCGAATTTCCCGCAGACCTGGATTTAGAGTTGGGAAAGAGACTGCAAGTACGGTTGCGCGACGGCACCACTGCTCTTGTCGTCGTGAAAAACATTACTGAAGACAACATAGTTCTTGATGCCAACGACCCTCTTGCCGGGCAAAGTATCACTTTCAAGATCACTCTCATGAAAATACTATAA
- the asnS gene encoding asparagine--tRNA ligase: MRRIRVVEAIHSDIPLESILIKGWVRSRRDAKGFSFLDVNDGSCLKNIQVIVDAAIPAYQILKRVNTGAAVEVAGSLVDSPGKGQRWELQADDLKLIGASEQQSYPLQKKRHTDEFLRTIAHLRPRTNKYGALFRIRSECSFAVHQFFRERGFFLLHSPIITGSDCEGAGELFRVTTLPPLAHSLPAGENPFAEDFFGKEASLTVSGQLEAEVFACSLGNVYTFGPTFRAENSNTPRHAAEFWMIEPEMAFADLNDNMDLAEELVKYLTTHIMEHCQEDLELFMRFVDKNLRTALQVIVEESYARISYSEAIQVLQGSGKEFDFPVEFEADLQTEHERYLCEKHFGKPVIVYNYPKEIKPFYMRLNDDQRTVAAMDLLVPRVGELIGGSQREERYEVLRRRLVENGMNPEDYWWYLDLRRFGSVPHSGFGLGFERFLMMVTGVSNIRDVIPFPRTPKHLEF; the protein is encoded by the coding sequence ATGAGAAGAATAAGGGTTGTGGAGGCTATTCACTCTGATATTCCTTTGGAGAGCATCCTGATCAAAGGATGGGTTCGCAGCAGAAGAGACGCCAAGGGCTTTTCATTTCTGGATGTAAATGACGGCTCCTGTCTGAAAAATATCCAGGTGATTGTGGATGCAGCGATTCCGGCCTACCAGATCCTCAAACGAGTCAATACCGGCGCCGCCGTAGAAGTGGCGGGCTCTCTCGTGGACTCGCCTGGCAAGGGCCAGAGGTGGGAGTTGCAAGCCGATGATCTCAAGCTGATAGGCGCATCTGAGCAGCAGAGTTATCCGTTGCAGAAAAAGCGCCACACAGATGAGTTTCTCCGGACGATTGCTCATCTCCGACCGAGGACTAACAAGTACGGGGCCCTGTTTCGCATCCGTTCGGAGTGTTCGTTTGCCGTACACCAGTTTTTCAGAGAGCGTGGATTCTTTTTGCTCCACTCACCTATCATTACCGGCTCTGACTGCGAAGGAGCCGGAGAACTCTTTAGAGTAACCACTCTACCGCCTCTGGCCCACTCCCTGCCTGCAGGAGAGAATCCCTTTGCTGAAGATTTTTTTGGCAAAGAGGCGAGTCTCACGGTTTCCGGGCAGTTAGAGGCAGAAGTATTTGCCTGCTCTCTGGGAAATGTCTACACTTTCGGTCCCACTTTTCGGGCGGAGAATTCCAACACCCCTCGCCATGCGGCCGAGTTCTGGATGATCGAGCCGGAGATGGCCTTCGCTGATCTAAATGACAACATGGATCTGGCGGAAGAACTGGTCAAGTATTTGACTACTCACATCATGGAGCACTGCCAGGAGGACCTGGAGCTGTTCATGAGATTCGTGGACAAGAATCTCCGGACAGCCTTGCAGGTTATTGTGGAAGAATCCTATGCGAGAATTTCCTACTCGGAAGCGATCCAGGTTTTGCAAGGTTCAGGCAAAGAGTTTGACTTTCCTGTGGAATTCGAAGCGGATCTCCAGACCGAGCACGAAAGATATCTCTGCGAGAAACATTTTGGCAAGCCTGTGATCGTCTACAACTATCCAAAGGAAATCAAGCCCTTCTATATGCGGCTCAATGACGATCAGCGAACCGTGGCCGCCATGGATCTGCTGGTACCCAGGGTGGGAGAGTTGATCGGCGGCAGCCAGCGCGAGGAGCGCTATGAAGTGCTGCGAAGACGTCTAGTGGAAAATGGTATGAATCCTGAGGATTACTGGTGGTATCTAGACCTGCGGCGTTTCGGCTCTGTACCCCACTCCGGCTTTGGACTCGGCTTCGAAAGATTTCTCATGATGGTCACCGGGGTGAGCAACATCCGTGATGTCATCCCCTTTCCTCGAACTCCCAAGCATCTGGAATTTTAA